One region of Acidimicrobiia bacterium genomic DNA includes:
- a CDS encoding shikimate dehydrogenase, whose translation MTRLVALIGHPLKRRHSEIMHNAAFQHYSIDARYELREIEPGEVPGFVEETRGDAWFGFQVTAPYKRLVMEHLDTIEEGARQIGAVNSVLRREDGTLVGFNTDAPGFQQAAESALEIQFSGLRAAVAGAGGAARAVVNALVTAGIDSVVICDLVASRATDLAAAYGDTVQAVGIGGEFEDALGQVDLAVHATTVGMIEPGVAFDVAALPGAAVVFDLVYNPPESELLRRARARGLSASNGLGMLVAQAEIAFARWTGVSGSGPIMRAALTSGPLSQPA comes from the coding sequence GTGACACGGTTAGTTGCTCTGATCGGACATCCACTCAAACGGCGCCACTCCGAGATCATGCACAACGCGGCTTTCCAGCATTATTCAATCGATGCCAGGTATGAGCTGCGCGAAATAGAGCCCGGTGAAGTGCCGGGCTTCGTCGAAGAGACACGCGGCGACGCCTGGTTCGGGTTTCAGGTAACCGCTCCCTACAAGCGGTTGGTGATGGAACACCTCGACACGATCGAGGAAGGCGCCCGGCAGATTGGCGCCGTCAACAGCGTCCTCCGTCGAGAAGACGGCACTTTGGTTGGGTTCAATACCGACGCCCCTGGTTTCCAGCAAGCGGCCGAGTCGGCCCTCGAGATTCAGTTCTCAGGTCTCCGGGCGGCAGTGGCCGGTGCTGGGGGTGCGGCCAGGGCAGTGGTAAATGCGTTGGTGACGGCGGGTATCGACTCGGTGGTCATCTGCGATCTCGTCGCTTCGAGAGCCACCGACCTCGCCGCAGCCTACGGGGACACGGTGCAAGCTGTAGGTATCGGCGGCGAATTCGAGGACGCACTCGGTCAGGTAGATCTGGCAGTGCACGCGACAACGGTCGGGATGATCGAACCCGGAGTTGCCTTCGACGTGGCGGCACTCCCCGGTGCGGCAGTGGTGTTCGATCTCGTCTACAACCCGCCGGAATCTGAACTGCTGCGCCGGGCCCGGGCTCGTGGGTTGTCGGCCTCCAACGGATTGGGGATGCTCGTTGCTCAGGCCGAGATAGCCTTTGCGCGCTGGACCGGGGTGTCGGGCTCTGGTCCGATTATGCGCGCGGCCCTGACCTCCGGACCCCTCTCGCAACCGGCATAG